The window AGCTCAAGCAAGGAAATAAGAAACTGGACAGCAATATGTAGATGCTGAAACAAATTATAAGCAACTGGACTTCACCTGAGGGTGACCTGATGTTTTAGAAGCAAGTATTCTGTAATTAAATCTTAAGTAGGATCACAAAGATGCACTGGTTTTAATGAACTCTAGTATGTTTGTAATTGCATAAGGCCTTCCCCCACCTCTCAAAGTGTACTGGCAAAGAAACTAAAGACAACTAGAACAACACGCTATGTATGTGCAATCTGacaacaaaataagaaaacaaccTTCATATCAAAGTTTCCTTAGCACACTGAAAAGCCATTGTGGCAAAGCAACAGGGGTTACCGAATCTGATTAACTGAGTGAGCTCCATGAATATTTAATACCTACTGCGCTTCCAAAACAGATGCATTTCTCTATTCATTAAGTATacaggtattaaaaaaaagaaattactctcATGTAAAtcaagagaaatacaaaatggtATCGAGATAGAAACTTCCCAATCAATATTTTAATAGCAATTGCAAGAGCATTTCAAACGAAGGAAAGCATTCATTAATAACATTTGTTAAAAGGTGAACTGAACATATTTTCACCTCTAGTGAAAGAAATAcctttccatttaaaaactcAGCACTAGATAaaattccttcaaaaaaaaaaaatacagatatagatgaaattaaacaaacaaacaaaaaacaaacaaacaaacaaacaaaaaaaaacaaaaaaaaaaaccagggaGATGACACCCAACAGCTGCAAAGGTTTCTGTGTCTTTCTCTGCTCAATGCTCTATAGGTCAAGCTTCTCTTCATtgcaaaaaacccacaaattaTCTCactctttgtttatttttggcctaacccaaagaaatgaaaagcagtttttcatctCGAAGTTTATGGAACCTTGCTAAAAAGTCCATCCAAGCATTTTGCAACAATTGCCATccttttcatattctttttgtGCAAATGCTAAGGGAAAAAGTGGTGCAGTTCAAATAGCAGACATCTCAGAAATATGTTCAGCAACAACTTCTGGTAAAAAGGAGAATGCATTTCCATTCCCGTGGTGAACAGTGAAGCCTCTGTCATCAGCCAGTTCACGCAGGCGCCGTTGGTGCCTGTAACACTGCTGCCAAAAAAGAAGCGAAGGGCTTGTTGGTGTGTGCTGTGTgccacagaaaaacagcatctaCACAATTGATTCAGAAATGAAACctctgaaaagcatttgctgTTAGCAGCAATGACTGTTAGAATCTGAGTGCAGGGCAATGGAACTCTCTCCTGTAGTTTTGTAACCGTACAGACCTATGTATTCAGGTTAGTGCTTAATGATGCCTTCTGTCCTAGGGAGATTGTTgccattttaaacaaaaaaggtctttcagtaaaattaataatattaattattaataaatttcttcatttttccagcaATGTTGGTTAGTTTTAAGAAATCTTAATTGGAACGTAGGATACATGCTAAGTATGAGAAATTGCACTTGTGAAGTGAAAGTCACTGTTCTTCTAAATCGAATGTAACACAGATGACAGCATTGGGAGCGCTCCctggctttggaaaaaaatgccttgGAGGATATAGAATGAAttagtaagaaagaaagggattAGCGCTGGTTCTTGGTTACATCTCAGTCAGTTCTGACTTTGGGAGGTCTGAGGCTGCTCAGCATTACAAGCTCTCTTTGTAGCTCTTCAGTCAGAAAATCCACTTACCTGAAGCAAGGGATCTGGAGTCTAAGCGTAAAAATAGCTTAAATTGAGCAGCAGAATGCTATTTAGGGCAGCATTCCAGTGTTCCAGCAAGGAGAACCCCCTAATTCCTTCTTTAAACTACAGAGTGGGTGCTGGAACGTAGTTATACTACTACACATGAGAAAACCACTGATTTCCAGTTTTTGCTAAtattatttcactttctttagatatatttttctcagaagTGGAACCCCACAGGACACCTCCTGGCATTTAAGGGCGCTTACTCTAGGGGAGGGCACAGAGAAGAGCTGGGTCAGCACTGTTTCTCCAGCAAATTGATGAACGGAAGCAATAAATATGAACCGTCTGCATGCAAGGCTTGACACGTTACAGCTCAGAGAAGCTGCATTTTCTAACACAAAAGAGCCAGGGCTTGAAGGCTGACCTGTCAACAGGAGCAACAAGCAAAACAGGACGCTTTCGGTTACCCCCGCACTCCCAAAGCCCAGGCACCAGCGGAGAGGGCCGCCTGCAGAAACTAGGGAACGGATCCGGGGTTAGAATGCCTTTCGTAGCAAGCCGAGGGCTCGAATTAACCTCCCACCCGTGCCGCCCGGCCCCCGCGGGCAGGCCGAGCCCGGCGCAGGCGCGGCGCTGGCGCAGGCGCGGCgggaggaagggaaggcaaggcCGGCAGGAGGGGGCGAGCGGCGGGGTTGAGGCCGGGCCGGCGCTGCGCTGCCGGCGGGAGCGCCAGGTGGGGACGCGGCGGGGGAGGCCGGTGCTGGGCGGCAGCGCGGGGAGGCGGCCATCCCCCCAGGGGCGGCTCGGAGCGCCGCTCACCTCGGGCCGCCGCCAGCCCGGGCCCTGCCGCCTGCGGTAGCCGCTCCTGCGGTCCTGGATGCTCCGTAGGGCCGCGGTAGGGCGAGGAGTGGCGGCGAGGGCCCGAGGCAGCCGGGTCCGGCGGTGCCGCGGATGCCCTGGAACATGACGGGATGGGCGGTGAGAGGAGGCGGCCTGCTCGGCCTCTGCAGGAGTCGCTTCCAGAAAGATCGGTGCTGCCGAGCTACCATCGCGCGCAGTGCTGGTTGATGCAGCGAGGGGAGTCTAGATCTAGAGCCTcaattttctcttcccttttttctttaagcagatCGTCGCTCAGGCCGACGGAGTTCTAAAGCAGAAAGAGCCCCTTCTACAATGATGAACGCTGACATGGACGGTATAAGTTCTTAATGTTCTTGTTCTTCgctgttattttttctacttaGTATAATTTCCAGCTATTACAGTGATTGCATTAAAGCTCCTATGATTTATTGCAGCTGTTGAGGCTGAGAATCAGGTGGAATTAGAAGAGAAAACACGGCTTATTAATCAAGTTTTGGAACTGCAGCACACACTTGAAGGTTAGCAGTTTGGCACCTCAGATATTTTATAAGCACAATATAAGTGAAAGAGGAGAACCTTACTGTTCTGCGCTGTCGTAGTCTAAAGTGCTGCTGTTTGGAAATACATCACACAGTTGGAAGTACACAAACAAGGCCTCAGAAATGTTAGTGACGACAAgaacttctttttccccctctttctgCAGTGTAATGTTTGCTCAGTGCTCACGATACACAACAGGCAGAAGGGGCAACACATTTAACTTCCCAGGCTTGTTAGCTGACCTGCATCATTGCATCCACTCATCACTGAACCTTTGTTTCCAAGTAGTTTAGTTGCAGTAACTTAATTCAAAAAGTCAACAGAAGAGCACATTAACTATCAGTTTATGTAACATACCTGTCATAATACAGCGTAATGCAGGGAAAGTGGACTTGAAGTACTTTCTGTACCACCCACTGTGGTACTCCcaggttttatttcaaataatacCTTAAAGCAGTGTTCcccacatggaaaaaaaaaaaaaaaagaaacaaaaacctgGACGGTTTGATGTAGGTGCATAGAATATATTCATTACTGTATGCAATAgtgtctaatttttttttcttataatgtCATCTTCACAGATCTCTCAGCACGAGTAGATGCTGTTaaggaagaaaacttgaaactgaaatcagaaaaccAAGTTCTTGGACAGTATATAGAAAATCTGATGTCAGCATCTAGTGTTTTCCAAACCACtgacacaaaaagcaaaaggaagtaGAGGATGGCTCACAGGTGATGTCACTGTATTGCtgctgtcttttttgttttaattggtATAGGCTACATGAGCTAAAATTATCTTAGTTTGTGGCTTTACTGGGTATCTGAAGATTATAAACTTCAGTGATAAGCAGAATTATGAACATTATCATGAACAGGAGATGCAAGTTTGTATATTAAGATTAAGCAATGCGCAAATATAGTGTAGAGACTTACTAGACTTcaatatttgtattaaaaatgagcATATCTTGTTAAGAATGGGATTCAGTTTGTCAAGTTAAACAAACGTGTCTTGTTGGCTCTCTTAGAGGTCTTAAGTGTTCTTGACTAGAAAAACGATAGTTATAAAACGGTGTTGAAAACTTAATTggtaaaaatattcaaagtctGCATCACCTTTTTCACCTTAAGTGTTGATAGATTACTGTGTAGTACCATTCAcatctctgcaaagcagctttAAACGAAAGCCTATAAACCAGTTAGGAATTTTTGTCAAGTAGTAACAGTCTGACATTATTTGTAGGGTTTGCATGCAGGAACACAGCTAAGTTTTTTAGCGAGAGGAAGTTAAAGTGAACAAGGATAAGCAACTTGCATCAGGGAAATATCAAACAGATGCAATATTAACGTATCTATCATTTGTAAGATCTACACTTCAaactatttttactttctttccttaaagAAAGCTCAGCTTCTGTCATAACATAATATCCAACCAAACAAACTCCCCCAAAACCTGAGTAATAAGCTTGACAGAAAGCCAGCAGTGTTTTTCCTCATGCTCACTGTGAACAGGGTGCAGTAGCGAGAAACTGAGAACAAGTCTTTCCTTGCCATCTTTTTACGTTCCTCCTGAAGTGCCAAACTTGTCCTTGCTTCAGGCCTTAGAGCAGCTGTTTACCTGCCACAGTCAGAGCTTGTGAAGTACCTCTAGAGACATAGCACAAAACCATCAAAGGCAGAAGaggcagcagtggctgctgtcTGTCAGATCTGGGCTACACTGGGCAATGCCTTGTGTCAGGGTGTCCTGTTTTAGTTCACTGGCTTGGCTTTGTTAGAAGGAGCTCAGCCCAGATTCTGGGTGCCAGCACTTCCCCTAGAAAGCATACATCTAGCATAATGAGTATTAGAGAAGAGCAGAAGCTGAAATACAAGCAGCGTGAATTTTAGCTTAGTACTGTTAGGTCTGTTTCATCTTGCCATATAGCAGCATGGACTTAGGGATGTCAACTAAAACCGTCTCTTTGGTAATGAAGTCATTTTATTCTACCTTTTAACAAAAGGGAACCATTAGTTCAAGCTTCTCTTTCAGTTTCGCTGCAATAGAATGTGTAAAATAAAGCTGCAGGAAATGGATGTGTGGATGTCATGGCAGAATAAATCCATCTCAAAACACAAGTTTCTTGGCAGCTAAGCACTGCTATTTCTCATTCTCAACTTTCAGCTGATACTGCGAGATCTCCCATTTCTCTCTATTTAAAATGACTGTAAAGCACTCATGGGAACGTCAGCAGAGTTAAATGACTAAAAACAAAGCACTAATATTTTGTGGCTTGAAGGCTGTTTACAAAGTCTGTGTCAAGAAATCAGATTATGAGGAATTTCACCCACCAGGGCAAAAGCGGCTGATACTGTTTGTGTCACAGGGTCCTATAAGCAGCTAATATTATATTAAACATCTCTGGACTGCTCTGTCACATTGCTGCCTATCTGAAACTTTGAACACATGCAAGAATTTCTAGCAGGTGGAGTAAATCACAGGGCTAGCCCAGGGTTTGAGCACTAAAGACACACACTTCACCAAGCATTTGACTTCTGGAAACTGCATTTCATTACAGCCATCCTAGCTTTCAAGCCATGTCACTGcacatctccagcagcaccGTGGGAGACATCCACAAACAGTAGTAACACAGCATGCACTTATTAGACTTGAGCAGTTCTGAGATCAGCTAATCTTAAAATCATGGTTGTATATTGTAAGATTGGATAGTGATATTTTATCCATCAGTCTGTATATAGTAGTCACTTAATCTATATACCATTTTTCATCCCACTACTGCGGCCTTCATTTAACTTATGAGCATTTTAAAGATGTTGTATTTCTGACTTTACACTAAATAAAACCTTTTGATTTGTCTCAGTTTGGTTTAACATTTATAAACCCTAAAACTTCTTTTAACTATCGGTAGTCAAAAAGTAGGAGGATTGCTATTATCTTAATTGTTTCTACATATTTAAGTCTCTGAAAGACTAGATGTAATTATCAAGTGTTGAGATTAGAACTGGGttaattactgttttcagtAAGCCTGGAGTCTGACTCACATGGTATTTTCACCTGTGAATCTTAGCAGACTTTTCAGTGtaagctgcaagaaaaaagaaagacttggCAGACCGCATCCTGTGTTCTCGAAGCTAAAACTTGTCAATCTCCACGTGGGTTAATTTTAAGAGATGGAAGATTTTACCTTCTTCTACACGTGTACCTAGCTCTACATTAGAAAGAAACCAGAATTCTTATTTCATCCTACCTTTATTATGGTGGAAGCTAACTGAGGACGAAATTTGAGAGAACACCCCTCCACCATCCCCTCCCGTCCTACTTCGCCTCACCAGAACATTCATACATACATCAGCTATACAGAGCAACCACAGAAGGAGACCACAATGTTACGAGTATCAACGGAAGGGTTCCCtttttgcctgattttttttccctcatctaGAGCCTCAAATCCTATAAGCTCTCATCTTTCTCCCCTAATTCCTAGCATAAGACTAGATGCAATAAACCGATGCGCAGGAGGATGTGTTTATCTGCAGGCTGCAGGTAATGGTAGTCATTAAGTCAATCTGAAAAGTGAGACTGGTCTTACAAAGTAGTACTATTGCAAACAGCACCCAAATTATGGCCTCTTAAGGCAGTTTTATCTGTAATAAATGACTCCTTATTTACTGAAGTGAGGTGCAGGCAAAGATGCTGATGAGGCATAAATCAAGGGCTTATGGGAACCCCAAGGGAAGACTAGCACCAACTATAAAGGTGATCGATCCCTGAAGTATATCCTTACCAATAAATGTGTGCTGACCTACCAAATACATCATCAACTCAAAAGCCCACACTTAAATAATATAACAATTCCAAAGGACTTTTGCCAGGCTCAGATGGGATTCATTCCCAATGAGTGCTGAAATGCTCCCTTACAGCTAAAGTAATCAGCAGTCCATACTCAGGCCCATTGCTCAGGTTCCTTCTGTTGTTTGCAGGACACCTCATTGGTAACAAGCTATCTATTACTGCAAAGTCACAGACCCAAGGGGGAATCTGGAGTCATTACTTATTAGCTCATGGACTCTAAAGGGGATGAAACTGTTGCACTTAACATTTCTCACTGTGGCTTCCCCATGTATTTCTCCACACAAAACAGAATGCAGTACTCTTGACTTCAATACAAATACCTGTGCAGGCTGGCTTCTTCCTAAGAGTCAACTAAAAATTGTTACAAACTTCCTATAAAGTAATATCAgagcaaggaaaacaaggacATCTGTGGGGATTTAATGTAAAAGTAAACTTACGGATTTCCTTGGCAAGAAGCTAAGTTCTTAACAAATTAATGAATTTCTAAATGGTTTTAGCATATCACTTGCTTTTGCTAGCAGTTTACAACTCACTAATActacaggcagcagcaggattcCAAAAGCTGCAGTTTTATTGGTCTGTTTTAATATACAGTTGAAGTTCAAAAATTTCTCTTATGATATGCAGTTTATTTAAACTATCTTAAAAGAATGACCAGGTACTCacatctgtaaaaaaaatttgtCCATCAAAAATTCTTATCCATATTAATAAATTTCATGTTAAGCAAgaatcattaaatatttttaatacacaatGTACACTCAGGAAGTATTCTATAAACAAAACCTATGCCATTCTGGCTCAGAACATGAGAGCTataaaagtttgaaaaaatCTATGTATCACTTCTGTAGATTTGATATCtgcattcaaaagcaaaataagtcaCATCAATTAACCGCTCCTTCTCTGAGTATCCTATTCTAAActatctcttaaaaataaattactgtaaCCAGTGTTTAAAGTGAACAGGTGACCATTCTGTAACAGTATCAACTACAataatttacaagaaaaattgTTGCTAGCACTAAATCATCATACAAAAAAGGAATATTGCATTTagctctgcacagaaaaaataccTTTCTCTCAACAACCTGAACTGTAGATGCTACATCTATACTACAGCCCTCTCTTAGCTCAAATGTGTAAACAGCTAACTCAGTGCTAgagctgcaaaaatatttattcaccttttaaaaaatattcgGAGTACAATTTTTCATCTGTAAGCAATATTGATTTCTAAGAGTCTTCAAATCTTAagaatctgctttttaaaatcagttggCCAACTTGCAGTTTCACTTTGATTCTAAATGTGAAACATTAGCTAACTCGTCACAGATAgtatttctccttaaaaaaaaaaaaaaaaaaaaaaaagggcatcaAGGAAGCTTGGGAAGGTTAAAAGAGGTTAGGGAACTAAGAGAGGTTAAGTAGCAACGAGTCCCATTTTTCCCTTCACATCTCAGGAACCTGCATACTGTCAGGCCCCTTGTGGCATGTCAGAAGTTACTATTGTTTAGACCTAGAAATAGAAACAGTAGCTGGAATGAGCTCAGTCCTTTTGTACTCTTCTTTTGCGCACTGTCTTCAGTGGACCATCCCCAGAATCTGCAGCTTCGTCAGCTACTGtcatctgaagcaaagaaaataaaatcagcactCACATTTTTAAGTAACGCACATTTAATTCTTTAAACTTACGTTATTTattcctccctcccccagaTCATATTATCACTCAATATAACACTTCAatggtggatttttttccataaattcagaaggaaaagaatagtACATCTCAACTGACAtcataaatttgttttttctccatttactCACTAGTTTAAAAGCAATGTCTTCTAATTAATTTAGCAATTTTCTTCAAGTACATCTTATGCTAATTTTAATTTCCACTTGTTAAGcaagaagcatttaaaatgtaacttcCTGTCTTGGAGAGCTACAAACTGAACAGACCGTTCTTAAATCAGATGTCTGTTCTCGCTTTAGAACTGCTTGGCTTACTGAGGCTCCATTCACAGACAATGCCTTGTTTCTCACTTTCCTGCATCTCCTAATGGCAAGCACCTGATTCAGAAGGCACAGCTCCCAGAAGGTGGCACTACCGGGCTGAGGACATGGCATGCATGCAATCTCCAAAGCAGGTCACTAGCTAAGTCGTGTTAGAAACTCAGACACCCTGAAAATACCTAGGTAAGAGCAAGCCTAACCTCACCATATTCTATTACGCATTATCAATCATACATTCAGCTCTTGTTACTACTTTCACAAAGAAAGGGTTAATGGATTCAGCAGACACTGCATTCCTAGGCAAACGTACAAGAACAAGCATACAGAAAGGAGAACTGAGTAAGGGGTAATTAATGAAGAATTTCAGTTAAAGCAATGCAAACTCATACAAGGCACAGTTTCACAGAGGAAACTCACCTCATCTTCTGAGCCAGATATATTTGACTTATCACCTTCTTGACTTCCATCTGCAACCTCGTTTTCTTCGTCATCAATATCTTCTCCATCTTTACTCTCATCTTCTGCAGGAGAAATTCGTTTCACTTTGTAAACAAAACTATATTAGAAACACACTACAGACACACACTAAGGTTTTTCTAGCCCATTTCTGTTCTAGAATGAACTGCTTGTTTGCAATAATATATAAGCTAAACAAAGCAGAGCCACCTTCTACTTTCTTACTGAAGTTGTAGTTTACTGTAGTTTAGTGCATTACTGTACTAAACTAAAGAGAGCAGTGAATGCATAAATATTACAGTTTCTAG of the Numida meleagris isolate 19003 breed g44 Domestic line chromosome 4, NumMel1.0, whole genome shotgun sequence genome contains:
- the SCOC gene encoding short coiled-coil protein isoform X3, translating into MMNADMDAVEAENQVELEEKTRLINQVLELQHTLEDLSARVDAVKEENLKLKSENQVLGQYIENLMSASSVFQTTDTKSKRK
- the SCOC gene encoding short coiled-coil protein isoform X1 → MDLPLDEEDSTFTNISLADDSDRRSGRRSSKAERAPSTMMNADMDAVEAENQVELEEKTRLINQVLELQHTLEDLSARVDAVKEENLKLKSENQVLGQYIENLMSASSVFQTTDTKSKRK
- the SCOC gene encoding short coiled-coil protein isoform X2, with protein sequence MDLPLDEEDSTFTNISLADDSDRRSGRRSSKAERAPSTMMNADMDDLSARVDAVKEENLKLKSENQVLGQYIENLMSASSVFQTTDTKSKRK